The Chitinophagaceae bacterium genomic sequence TCTTGTTTTGAATTGGATCTTTCAGATTTTGATGGGTATTCTAATGTGCGTATAAAGTTTGAAACAGCTAATGCTTATGGAAACAATCTATACATAGACAATGTCTTGGTAAAAGGCAGATGCTTATCATCAGGCCCTCCGGTTAGTAATTTACAAGCTGATTTTGAATCAAATAAGCAGGAAGCCTGTATTGGAGATGATATAACTTTTAATGACTTATCGGGTTCAGGAGTGAGCTGGAGGCAATGGCAATTCCCGGGAGCGAACATAACAGTTTCTAATGCAGCAAACCCAACAGTTAATTATTCTTCAGCCGGTAGTTTTGATGTGATCTTAACGGTAAGTAACGGAACAGATACAAGTGTTTTAGTTTTAGACGATTATATCACTGTAAACACACAACCGGGAATTACACATACTCAATCAAATGTCAGTTGTAACGGAGGTTCAAACGGTCAAATATCTGTTACTGCTATAAACGGGACTGCACCATATACATACAACTGGCAGCATGGAGCAACATCTTCAGTTGTACAAAATTTAACTGCCGGAAATTATTCAGTTACTGTTACAGATAATAAAGGATGCTCAGCTAATGAAAGTTTTGGTATTACAGAACCACAGCCTATACAATTGCAATCTAATGTAACGAATGCTGATTGTGGTTTATCGAATGGGTCGGTAACACTTAACATAAATGGTGGTTCAGGACCATATCAATATAATTGGTCAAACGGTCAGCAAACCTCACAGATAAGTGGATTGGGTAATGGAAGTTATACCGTCACTGTTACAGATAATAATTCGTGTAGTGTAAGCGAAACCTATGTTATTAATCAAAATGCAGGAATTCAGCTTACATATCAAAAAACAGACCTTTCCTGCCATCAATCTAACGACGGAAGTATTACTATATCGGCAAGCGGAGGAAATGCACCTTATCAGTATACCTGGCAGCATGGAGTAAGTGGTTCTGCTCTGCAAAATCTAAGTGCCGGAACATATACGGTTACTGTTACGGATAATACCGGATGCTCAACACAGGAAACAATTCAGCTCATTGAGCCATCAGCGGCAACTATAACTGCTGACGTAACTCATGCAACATGCGGGACAAATAATGGCAGTATAAATTTACAACTTAACGGTGGAAATGCACCTTATCAGTATAACTGGTCAAACGGTCAGCAAACTTCTCAGATAGGCGGACTTGCCGGTGGAAGCTACAATGTAACTGTAAGTGATGCAAATGGATGTGAGATAACAGAAAATTACAGTATAAATGCAGGCGGAAGTGTCAATTTGACTTATCAAAAAACAGATGCAAGCTGCAACAATTCAAACGATGGAAGTATTACCGTATCTGCAAGCGGTGGAAGTGGTCCTTATCAGTATAGCTGGCAGCATGGAGCAAGTGGTTCTGGTTTGCAAAATTTAACTGCCGGTACATATATAGTTACAGTTACTGACAATGCGGGTTGTTCAGCACAGGAAACTATTCAGGTGAATGAGCCTTCTGCAACTACTATAACAGCTGATATAACTCACACTTCATGTGGAACAACTAACGGCAGCATAAGTTTGCAACTAAATGGTGGTTCAGGACCATATCAATATAATTGGTCAAACGGTCAGCAAACTTCACAAATAAGCGGACTTGCCGGTGGAAATTATAGTGTGACAGTTAATGATGCAAATGGATGTGTGACAATAGGAAATTACACTGTAAATGGAGGTGGTAGTATCAGTTTGACTTATCAAAAAACAGATGTGAGTTGCAATAATTCTGATGATGGAAGTATATCTGTAACTGCAAGTGGAGGCAATAGTCCATATCAGTTTAGCTGGCAAAATGGAATGACAGGGTCAAACTTGCAAAATATTTCTGCCGGAAGTTATACTGTTCTTGTAACAGATACAGATGGTTGCTCGGCTCAGGAAACAATTGTAATTTCTGAACCTCAGCCAATAACAGCACAAGCAACAAAAGTGCATGCGGCTTGTGGTTCAGTAAATGGAAGCATTACTTTAACAGTAAGTGGAGGAAACGGCCCTTATCAGTATAATTGGTCAAACGGAGCAAATACAAATCAAATTAACTCCTTAACTTTTGGAACTTATGATGTTACTATAACAGATGCCAATCAGTGTAATGTTGTTGAAAGCTATACCCTTACGGGAAGCACTAGTCTTAATTTAACATATCAAACTACAGATGTTAGTTGTGCGGGAGGATTTGATGGAAGTATCACAGTTACTGCTTCCGGAGGGAATGCACCTTATCAGTACAGCTGGTTACATAGTTTTAATGGCAACAATCCTCAAAATTTATCAGCAGGAATCTATACTGTAGTTATTTCAGACTCATTAGGTTGTACTGAGCAAAGAGCAATTGAAGTTTATGAACCTCAGAGTATAAGTTTAAATGAAACTATTACAGATGTTACTTGTTCCGGGCAGGATGGTAATATAGATGTTTCTGTAACCGGAGGCACAGGGTCATATCAGTACAACTGGTCTAACGGATTTACAACGAATGAAATTTCAAACTTATCTGAAGGAACGTATTCATTAACTGTAACTGATGCTAATGGTTGTACCGAATCAGCTTCGTATCAGGTAGACAGTACCGGTTCGCCGGATATTCAGTATGTAAAATCAAATGTAAGCTGTGCTACCTTTGAGGACGGTTCTATAAGTTTAAATGTTAGCGGAGGTGTCGGTTCATATACCTATAACTGGAGTAACGGAGGAAGTACTAATTCGCAGACGAATCTACAATCCGGGATTTATACTGTGACAGTTACTGATGATAATCAGTGTATGGCTGTTGAAAGCATTCAAATTGCTGAACCGGCTCCTTTAAATGTATCCGGACAAGTTACTTCAACATCTTGTGTTGGAAATGACGGAGGTATAAATCAAGCTGTTTTTGGCGGCGTAGGTCCTTACACATTTAATTGGGACAACGGTGCTACGACTCAAAATATAAATTCATTGAATACAGGCATTTACAGTGTAACTATTACAGATAATGCAGGTTGTGTTTATGATAAGTCTTATTTTGTCCCTGAAAGTAATTCACTAAGTGTGGGTTATGAAGTTAAAAATGAAACTTGTACTGCTTCAGCAGATGGTTCAATAGAGTTAAATATTTTAAATGGAACAGCACCTTTTAGCTATCAATGGAGTTCAGGTTTTAGCGGTTCTAAAAATGAAAATCTAACTGCCGGAAGCTATCAGGTTGTAGTTACTGATGCAAATTCATGCAGTAAAACATTGCAAATTACTGTAGAAGAAGAGGTTATCCCTGAGCCTGTATTGCTAATAGAGAATGATGTTTGCGGACTAATGAAGGGAACTGCAGAGGTTATGTTC encodes the following:
- a CDS encoding T9SS C-terminal target domain-containing protein → MVKKLLICLLVQFFTLSLHSYSQSSQPVQHVCGSSCSHQHAGMLGNNPHIQSGQAERCATDQLHFDKMQNDKGYPARIQDIEDFTNSFIQQHMADTNGTTRTIYTIPVVFHVVYNTPAQNISDAQILSQLDVLNEDFRRLNADTVNTPSAFSGIVADTEIEFCLAVRDPNGQPTTGITRTQTSVTSFTSNSAVKFSSQGGKDAWPRDSYMNFWICNLTGGLLGYAQYPGGNALTDGIVVNYTNVGRPPHNPFINSYNRGRTGTHEVGHWLNLRHVWGDSFCGNDLVNDTPTQEGPNYGCPSFPRRPNSCGQSNPNGDMYVNYMDYTTDACMNSFSHGQKLRMLAALNGPRSSLLNSIACIPVTSQPYSDFNLTLTNICPGDQIQFSDNSQNGPTSWSWSFPGGVPSTSNSQNPTVTYPNSGNFDVVLTTSNAHGSHTVTMNNLINVDYYGESILFQEDFESNSFNTNGWTVENPDNHIGWEIVSVGGSQSGNRAARVNHYSYSVIGERDGLITPSLDFSNYDSLQLSFQHAYRRYNNFTSDTLRIYVSTDNGQTWPHLIFEEAEDGSYNFATAVNTTANFVPSTPHNWCFSGSVGASCFELDLSDFDGYSNVRIKFETANAYGNNLYIDNVLVKGRCLSSGPPVSNLQADFESNKQEACIGDDITFNDLSGSGVSWRQWQFPGANITVSNAANPTVNYSSAGSFDVILTVSNGTDTSVLVLDDYITVNTQPGITHTQSNVSCNGGSNGQISVTAINGTAPYTYNWQHGATSSVVQNLTAGNYSVTVTDNKGCSANESFGITEPQPIQLQSNVTNADCGLSNGSVTLNINGGSGPYQYNWSNGQQTSQISGLGNGSYTVTVTDNNSCSVSETYVINQNAGIQLTYQKTDLSCHQSNDGSITISASGGNAPYQYTWQHGVSGSALQNLSAGTYTVTVTDNTGCSTQETIQLIEPSAATITADVTHATCGTNNGSINLQLNGGNAPYQYNWSNGQQTSQIGGLAGGSYNVTVSDANGCEITENYSINAGGSVNLTYQKTDASCNNSNDGSITVSASGGSGPYQYSWQHGASGSGLQNLTAGTYIVTVTDNAGCSAQETIQVNEPSATTITADITHTSCGTTNGSISLQLNGGSGPYQYNWSNGQQTSQISGLAGGNYSVTVNDANGCVTIGNYTVNGGGSISLTYQKTDVSCNNSDDGSISVTASGGNSPYQFSWQNGMTGSNLQNISAGSYTVLVTDTDGCSAQETIVISEPQPITAQATKVHAACGSVNGSITLTVSGGNGPYQYNWSNGANTNQINSLTFGTYDVTITDANQCNVVESYTLTGSTSLNLTYQTTDVSCAGGFDGSITVTASGGNAPYQYSWLHSFNGNNPQNLSAGIYTVVISDSLGCTEQRAIEVYEPQSISLNETITDVTCSGQDGNIDVSVTGGTGSYQYNWSNGFTTNEISNLSEGTYSLTVTDANGCTESASYQVDSTGSPDIQYVKSNVSCATFEDGSISLNVSGGVGSYTYNWSNGGSTNSQTNLQSGIYTVTVTDDNQCMAVESIQIAEPAPLNVSGQVTSTSCVGNDGGINQAVFGGVGPYTFNWDNGATTQNINSLNTGIYSVTITDNAGCVYDKSYFVPESNSLSVGYEVKNETCTASADGSIELNILNGTAPFSYQWSSGFSGSKNENLTAGSYQVVVTDANSCSKTLQITVEEEVIPEPVLLIENDVCGLMKGTAEVMFKGNINPDFMWSTGQTTYLITDLSEGSYSLTVDYSPDCQDIIDFDITAGLAVDLHVETTADDGSASGSIKVKPINAISPVVYSWENIPGNTQSYVNDIAHGSYRVDVIDARGCVASEQAVVDLELISTNQSTEASLETNFEVFPNPNSGFFNIVWSNSSTENTQLYLYDLKGRTIVELELGIINNFTKSLNVEHLAKGAYILNIVSNNKHHYQKVIIE